In Electrophorus electricus isolate fEleEle1 chromosome 12, fEleEle1.pri, whole genome shotgun sequence, a single window of DNA contains:
- the nkx1.2lb gene encoding NK1 transcription factor related 2-like,b, producing the protein MNRDKVQVGDISIDPPATGVAAQTAVIVVASPENMDSHGEKRLTTSELPVFSCPAGREALQGESRDNSARQEPPAVAPPTVHRTTSFSVLDILDPNKFTSKRQPPNRTGCDFAFGTENRGGEDSNHAADQKSYPEDYNCKKSSGILKDGFVFRSADENDFSRGNHTDNEIQDDLCSEESSSALTGNADVEFGQNEDDESIMKCPSPGGQQTQQSSSNGQNHQVKPKRKRSGSDSKSGKPRRARTAFTYEQLVALENKFKSTRYLSVCERLNLALSLSLTETQVKIWFQNRRTKWKKQNPGADTSAPTGGSGGGGPNGPSNGLGNLSPLSPSPPMSGHLPMHAGYPGHTPGGLVCTTQLPFLPSHAVLSPFMLSSQSYGAPAFYTPHL; encoded by the exons ATGAATAGGGATAAAGTGCAGGTGGGCGACATCTCCATCGATCCACCTGCGACTGGCGTGGCTGCCCAAACGGCTGTAATCGTCGTCGCCTCTCCGGAGAACATGGACAGCCATGGAGAAAAGCGACTTACTACCAGCGAGTTACCGGTATTCTCATGCCCCGCGGGAAGAGAAGCACTTCAAGGGGAAAGTCGAGATAACTCAGCGCGGCAAGAGCCACCTGCGGTCGCACCACCCACTGTTCATCGGACCACCTCTTTTTCGGTTCTAGATATTTTGGACCCAAATAAGTTTACAAGTAAGAGGCAGCCTCCAAACCGGACAGGCTGTGACTTCGCTTTTGGCACAGAAAACAGAGGAGGCGAAGATTCAAATCATGCAGCGGATCAGAAATCTTATCCTGAAGACTACAACTGTAAGAAATCGTCCGGAATATTAA AGGACGGTTTCGTATTCAGATCTGCAGATGAAAATGATTTCTCCCGAGGGAATCACACCGACAACGAGATTCAAGACGATTTGTGTAGTGAGGAGAGTAGCAGTGCCCTTACTGGAAATGCCGATGTTGAGTTCGGACAGAACGAGGATGACGAGTCGATCATGAAATGTCCCAGTCCTGGTGGCCAGCAGACTCAACAGTCCTCTTCAAATGGACAGAATCACCAAGTAAAACCGAAACGAAAGCGATCTGGATCGGACTCAAAGTCCGGAAAGCCAAGAAGAGCTCGGACTGCTTTCACATATGAACAGCTAGTGGCGCTGGAAAACAAATTCAAATCCACGCGCTACCTTTCTGTTTGCGAGAGACTCAATTTAGCTTTATCGTTAAGTTTAACAGAGACACAAGTCAAAATCTGGTTTCAGAACCGTCGGACCAAGTGGAAGAAACAAAACCCAGGCGCAGACACAAGTGCCCCAACAGGCGGcagtggtggaggaggtccAAATGGCCCAAGTAACGGCCTGGGTAACCTCAGTCCACTGAGTCCATCTCCACCTATGAGTGGCCATCTGCCAATGCACGCGGGCTATCCAGGTCATACGCCTGGCGGACTAGTATGCACCACCCAATTACCTTTTCTGCCAAGTCATGCAGTACTGTCACCTTTCATGTTGAGCTCTCAGAGCTACGGAGCGCCAGCCTtttacacaccacacctgtAA